In bacterium, the following proteins share a genomic window:
- a CDS encoding DEAD/DEAH box helicase — MTAASWLRTSIGEDRLRKTSTEASRRRLAAALTLVSQEPDDRELQFVTNALELELFDALDDEQRALEVRAISAEAFQIARTLAWPEEPVAAAQWLVRLGCLAVIGDRSADFRRIVMEAQLPVIPLDSADWGLRVWSSVLDVWLRLFRKQGWDDLDAVQERVVALRQAQRTVEPAFLRAAEERQDVRPAWELMAQYHLAKSAELLGIYLGQGSVDGHFDIREQLEAQFDRAIGAAARGQLIELETMSRLLARASRAMVDNSIWTVTRAVNSRVTRFVESLTARDRVRPIFEMLPPQRRTLREEGLLGSGHRSVVVSLPTSSGKTFIAEFRILQALNQFDQENGWVAYLAPTRALVNQLATRLRSDFFHLGTVVEKVSPALEVDGLEGGMLTEADSAHQFRILVTTPEKLDLMLRGGWEEKIGRPLTLVVVDEAHGLASDNRGIKLELLLATINRECRYAQFLLLTPFIVNGAEIARWLSPDSNKSIDLGIDWTPNDRVVAIARAERGESRGEFSVSLRSRHTSRSTLDIPEQIVFRESRPLGLAWSKVANSPGRIAAATAQILQRRGTVIVLADTPAATWGIARAFQVDENRRTLDDDDLRHVQRFLIDEMGQDFPLAGLLEYGIGVHHAGMSEDTRTLVEWLTENGRLGVLVATTTIAQGVNFPVSGIVFASHQYRSRRFPHHVDMPPQDFWNIAGRAGRVDQGDLGVVALAAQNDDKQLALEQFIDSSVAELNSTLIEMVQTAANAGSLLRLESLSHQPGWSAFVQYLAHTYRQIGNHEQFAAQVEQVLRGTLGFQALRKSHKGWADTLVQGVYAYAERLKGKPLGLVDATGFSWESVSNTLVRIGQEQLPEDVWSPELFAGRRDDLRRMMGLLLQVPELREPLEEVTGGASPNGDKLSRIICDWVQGRPLTEMANDYFGQPDQEEANDAKADAVKAMTKCCQSVFGRLTQTASWGLSALQSLTLGDALDEMSALEQRSLRNLPARVYYGVNTDEAVALRLLGVPRTAAPALARHLGVTAVEPLHRVRGRLRAADVGEWTKAMGARGASYHRVWSIMEGAG, encoded by the coding sequence ATGACGGCAGCCAGCTGGCTTCGAACCTCAATCGGGGAGGATCGCCTACGAAAAACGTCGACGGAGGCAAGTCGGCGCCGGCTCGCAGCTGCGTTGACCCTCGTATCTCAAGAGCCAGATGATCGGGAGCTTCAATTCGTTACAAATGCGCTCGAACTGGAGCTTTTCGATGCGCTTGATGACGAGCAGCGGGCATTGGAGGTTCGGGCCATTTCCGCTGAGGCGTTCCAGATCGCCAGAACTCTCGCATGGCCGGAAGAACCTGTAGCAGCCGCGCAGTGGCTTGTGCGATTGGGTTGTCTTGCGGTCATCGGAGATCGCTCGGCGGATTTCCGTCGCATCGTTATGGAGGCGCAGCTTCCTGTAATTCCTCTCGACTCGGCGGATTGGGGCCTTCGGGTCTGGTCGTCGGTCTTGGACGTCTGGTTGCGTCTTTTTCGAAAGCAGGGATGGGACGATCTCGACGCCGTCCAAGAGCGAGTCGTCGCTCTCCGACAAGCCCAACGCACAGTCGAACCAGCGTTCCTGCGGGCAGCCGAAGAGCGCCAGGACGTACGGCCCGCTTGGGAACTCATGGCGCAATACCACTTGGCGAAGTCCGCAGAGTTGCTGGGCATATACCTCGGACAGGGTTCCGTCGACGGGCATTTTGACATTCGTGAACAGCTCGAAGCGCAGTTCGACCGGGCGATCGGCGCCGCGGCTCGCGGCCAGCTTATTGAGCTTGAGACAATGTCTCGACTGCTTGCTCGAGCTTCCCGCGCTATGGTCGACAACAGTATCTGGACTGTTACCCGCGCAGTGAACAGCAGGGTAACCCGATTTGTCGAGTCATTGACGGCCCGTGATCGAGTTCGCCCAATCTTCGAAATGTTGCCGCCGCAGAGGCGAACCTTACGTGAAGAGGGTCTCTTGGGCTCCGGTCATCGCTCCGTGGTTGTGAGCTTGCCGACATCGAGCGGAAAGACGTTCATCGCGGAGTTTCGAATTCTTCAAGCGCTCAATCAGTTTGACCAGGAGAACGGCTGGGTCGCGTACTTGGCACCCACTCGCGCGCTGGTGAATCAGCTGGCGACGCGACTGCGCAGTGATTTTTTTCACCTTGGCACCGTTGTGGAAAAGGTTAGCCCTGCGCTCGAGGTCGATGGTCTCGAAGGCGGAATGCTGACCGAGGCTGACAGCGCTCATCAATTCAGGATCCTGGTAACTACACCGGAGAAGCTGGACCTCATGCTACGTGGTGGGTGGGAGGAGAAGATTGGCCGCCCCCTCACACTTGTCGTTGTGGACGAGGCACACGGTTTGGCCTCCGACAATCGAGGGATCAAGCTCGAACTCCTTCTCGCGACCATCAACCGCGAGTGTCGGTACGCTCAGTTTCTCTTGCTTACACCTTTCATCGTTAATGGCGCGGAGATCGCCCGCTGGCTGTCGCCCGACAGCAACAAGAGCATCGACCTCGGGATCGATTGGACACCGAACGATCGCGTTGTGGCAATCGCGCGCGCAGAACGTGGTGAGAGCAGGGGCGAGTTTAGTGTATCGCTTCGCTCACGGCACACGTCTCGCAGTACTCTCGATATCCCGGAGCAGATTGTTTTTCGGGAGAGTCGTCCACTGGGCTTGGCCTGGTCCAAAGTGGCCAACTCGCCGGGGAGGATCGCAGCAGCAACTGCACAAATCCTGCAAAGGCGCGGCACGGTCATTGTGCTTGCCGACACGCCGGCGGCGACATGGGGCATCGCTAGGGCTTTCCAGGTTGATGAAAATAGGAGAACGCTTGACGATGACGACCTGCGACACGTGCAGCGGTTTCTCATCGATGAGATGGGGCAGGACTTTCCCCTTGCCGGCCTACTCGAATATGGCATTGGCGTTCATCATGCGGGTATGTCCGAAGACACGCGCACGCTTGTGGAGTGGCTCACGGAGAACGGTCGGCTTGGTGTTCTCGTCGCCACGACCACAATTGCTCAAGGCGTGAATTTCCCCGTCTCCGGCATCGTGTTTGCGAGTCATCAGTACCGGTCTCGGAGGTTCCCTCACCACGTCGATATGCCGCCCCAGGACTTCTGGAACATTGCCGGTCGCGCCGGTCGCGTCGACCAAGGGGATCTTGGAGTCGTCGCTCTTGCCGCGCAAAATGACGACAAGCAACTAGCGCTGGAGCAGTTCATCGACTCTTCCGTCGCCGAGCTCAACTCGACGCTCATCGAGATGGTGCAAACCGCAGCTAACGCAGGTTCTCTCCTCCGCCTGGAGTCTTTGTCGCACCAGCCAGGTTGGTCCGCGTTCGTCCAATATCTGGCGCACACTTACCGGCAGATCGGGAACCATGAGCAGTTCGCGGCGCAGGTCGAGCAGGTTCTGCGCGGCACGCTTGGGTTCCAGGCGCTTCGTAAAAGCCACAAGGGATGGGCAGACACCCTTGTGCAGGGGGTGTACGCCTACGCCGAAAGGCTCAAAGGCAAACCCCTCGGCCTGGTAGATGCCACTGGATTCTCCTGGGAATCCGTCAGCAATACCTTGGTGAGGATAGGGCAAGAGCAGCTGCCCGAAGATGTTTGGTCCCCCGAGCTATTTGCGGGGCGAAGAGACGACCTCCGGCGCATGATGGGCTTGCTGCTGCAGGTGCCAGAACTTCGCGAGCCGCTGGAAGAGGTTACCGGAGGCGCGAGTCCCAACGGAGACAAGCTTTCCCGAATCATCTGCGATTGGGTACAAGGGCGTCCACTGACCGAGATGGCGAACGACTATTTTGGACAGCCTGACCAAGAGGAGGCCAACGACGCCAAGGCGGATGCCGTCAAGGCAATGACCAAGTGCTGTCAAAGTGTATTCGGGAGACTTACGCAAACCGCGTCTTGGGGGCTGTCCGCATTGCAGTCGCTCACGCTCGGGGACGCGCTCGATGAGATGTCGGCCTTGGAGCAGCGCAGTCTGCGCAACCTCCCTGCTCGTGTGTACTACGGCGTCAACACCGACGAGGCAGTCGCTTTAAGGCTCCTCGGAGTGCCACGAACCGCTGCCCCGGCGCTCGCGAGACACCTTGGTGTCACAGCCGTCGAGCCGCTTCATCGTGTACGCGGGCGGTTGCGAGCGGCCGACGTAGGCGAGTGGACGAAAGCAATGGGTGCGCGGGGGGCTAGCTATCATCGAGTTTGGTCAATCATGGAGGGCGCAGGGTGA
- a CDS encoding SAM-dependent DNA methyltransferase: MDQSTHNKIVSFIWGIADDVLRDLFKRGKYPDVILPMCVIRRMDAVLEPTKKEVLETKKMLDEARITEQRAALCDAAGQAFYNTSKFTLRDLKSRGSQQQLLADFEDYLNGFSPNVQDILENFKFRNQLPTLSRSDSLGTLINKFLDPDIDLSPAGIDNHSMGTVFEELVRKFNEENNEEAGEHWTPRDAVRLMANLVFLPIEEQLKSGTYLLYDCACGTGGMLTVAEETLATIADKRDQQVKCLLYGQEINPETYAVCKADMLLKGEGESAEHIVGGAEWSTLSHDAFPAQEFDFMLANPPYGKSWKKDLEAMGGKDGMRDPRFKVMHNGEDLSLVTRSSDGQMLFLANMASKMNEKSAPGSRIAEVHNGSSLFTGDAGQGESNVRRWLIENDWLEAIVALPLNLFYNTGIATYVWVLSNRKPAHRKGQVQLIDASQWFKPLRKNLGKKNCELAPEDIERISRTFLDFKETPESKIFLNAAFGYWKVTVERPLRMHSQLTHKAIEVLRFTSGDEDIRAALYDEFGDDLFTRFPKVSAALEKRLADWGNDEDEGDDEEGSAKKGLPEKKRKKLLDPKTWERDGRLVEVATRLRATLGETLFEDHNQFRDRVGEALKQTGIKIGAADRMQILKTASWRVETAPPVIAKVHKAGKAKADPLRGLFEATVDNKTAIVEYEPDSDLRDTEQVPLLEDGGIEAFIRREVLPYTPDAWIKEAATKIGYEVSFTRHFYKPQPLRTLEEIRADILAIEKESEGLLEEIIGGGRR; the protein is encoded by the coding sequence ATGGATCAATCGACCCACAACAAGATCGTCTCCTTCATCTGGGGCATCGCCGACGACGTCCTGCGCGACCTCTTCAAGCGCGGCAAGTACCCCGACGTCATCCTGCCGATGTGCGTCATTCGGCGCATGGATGCGGTGCTCGAGCCGACCAAGAAGGAGGTGCTCGAGACCAAGAAGATGCTCGACGAGGCGCGCATCACCGAGCAGCGCGCCGCCCTGTGCGACGCCGCGGGCCAGGCGTTCTACAACACCTCGAAGTTCACGCTGCGCGACCTCAAGTCCCGCGGCAGCCAGCAGCAGCTGCTGGCCGACTTCGAGGACTACCTGAACGGCTTCTCGCCCAACGTCCAGGACATCCTCGAGAACTTCAAGTTTCGCAATCAGCTCCCGACGCTCTCGCGCTCCGACTCGCTCGGCACGCTGATCAACAAGTTCCTCGACCCGGACATCGATCTTTCGCCGGCGGGCATCGATAACCACTCGATGGGCACAGTCTTCGAGGAGTTGGTCCGCAAGTTTAACGAGGAAAACAACGAAGAGGCGGGTGAACACTGGACTCCGCGCGACGCAGTGCGCCTGATGGCAAACCTCGTGTTCCTGCCGATCGAGGAACAACTCAAGTCCGGTACCTACCTGCTCTACGACTGCGCCTGTGGCACGGGGGGAATGCTGACGGTTGCGGAGGAGACACTCGCCACAATCGCCGACAAGCGCGACCAACAGGTCAAGTGCCTGCTCTACGGCCAGGAGATCAATCCCGAGACCTACGCCGTCTGCAAGGCCGACATGCTGCTGAAGGGCGAAGGCGAGAGCGCCGAACATATCGTCGGCGGCGCGGAATGGTCCACGCTCTCCCACGACGCTTTCCCCGCCCAGGAATTCGACTTCATGCTCGCCAACCCCCCCTACGGCAAGAGCTGGAAGAAAGACCTGGAAGCGATGGGTGGCAAGGACGGCATGCGGGACCCGCGTTTCAAAGTCATGCACAACGGAGAGGATCTGTCGCTGGTCACCCGCTCGAGCGACGGGCAGATGCTCTTCCTCGCCAACATGGCCTCGAAAATGAACGAGAAGTCGGCGCCAGGCAGCCGAATCGCCGAGGTTCACAACGGCTCATCGCTATTCACTGGCGATGCGGGCCAGGGGGAGAGCAATGTACGGCGCTGGCTAATCGAGAACGACTGGCTCGAGGCTATCGTCGCCCTGCCGCTCAACCTCTTCTACAACACCGGCATCGCCACGTACGTCTGGGTGCTGTCCAACCGTAAGCCCGCACACCGCAAGGGCCAGGTGCAGCTCATCGACGCCAGCCAGTGGTTCAAGCCGCTGCGTAAGAACCTAGGCAAGAAGAACTGCGAGCTCGCGCCCGAGGACATCGAGCGCATCAGTCGCACCTTCTTGGATTTCAAGGAAACCCCTGAATCGAAGATCTTTCTCAACGCCGCCTTCGGCTACTGGAAGGTCACGGTCGAGCGCCCGCTACGCATGCACAGCCAGCTGACGCATAAGGCCATCGAGGTGCTGCGCTTCACCTCGGGTGACGAGGACATCCGCGCGGCGCTTTATGATGAGTTCGGCGACGACCTCTTCACCCGCTTCCCCAAGGTTTCCGCCGCGCTTGAAAAGCGCCTGGCCGACTGGGGCAACGACGAGGACGAGGGCGACGACGAGGAGGGCAGCGCGAAGAAGGGCCTGCCCGAGAAGAAGCGCAAGAAGCTGCTCGATCCCAAGACTTGGGAGCGTGACGGCCGCCTGGTCGAGGTCGCCACCAGGCTTCGCGCGACGCTGGGTGAGACACTGTTCGAGGACCACAATCAGTTCCGCGACCGCGTTGGCGAGGCACTCAAGCAGACCGGAATCAAGATCGGCGCCGCCGACCGGATGCAGATCCTCAAAACCGCGAGCTGGCGCGTCGAGACCGCGCCGCCGGTCATCGCCAAGGTGCACAAGGCCGGCAAAGCCAAGGCCGACCCGCTGCGTGGGTTGTTCGAGGCGACCGTGGATAACAAGACCGCCATCGTCGAATACGAACCGGACTCCGATCTGCGCGACACCGAGCAGGTGCCATTGCTGGAAGACGGCGGCATTGAGGCCTTCATCCGTCGCGAGGTGCTGCCTTACACACCCGATGCTTGGATCAAAGAAGCTGCCACCAAGATCGGCTACGAGGTCAGCTTCACGCGTCACTTCTACAAGCCGCAGCCGTTGCGCACGTTGGAGGAGATCAGGGCCGACATCCTCGCAATCGAGAAGGAAAGCGAGGGCCTCCTTGAGGAGATCATCGGAGGGGGGCGGAGATGA
- a CDS encoding helix-turn-helix domain-containing protein has product MAEPLGEVLTIEDLADYLKISKSTLYKLVREGSIPCQKVGKHWRFHKDAIDSWLKQKPYGKAVQKGIERGNDQYSDLQQRPGQR; this is encoded by the coding sequence ATGGCTGAACCTTTGGGCGAAGTCCTCACGATCGAGGACCTCGCGGACTATCTCAAAATTTCCAAGTCCACCCTCTACAAGCTGGTTAGAGAAGGATCCATACCGTGCCAGAAGGTGGGGAAGCATTGGCGATTCCACAAGGACGCCATCGATTCGTGGCTCAAGCAAAAGCCGTACGGAAAAGCAGTTCAAAAAGGAATTGAGCGAGGTAATGATCAGTACAGCGACTTGCAACAACGACCTGGTCAACGCTGA
- a CDS encoding transcriptional regulator, with protein sequence MKPTDYFAHHPVFRFDDFAAAHAGDGRRSRQTTASVLKQHVAAGRLLHLRRGLYASVPRGGDPGRHPVDPYLLATHLAPDGVVAYHAALQFHGKAYSLWSRFHYLTRGRQCRFTFRDQEFVPVQAPAALRDLPDLGGGVVECLHGGGVVRVTTLERSLVDVLDAPERNGGWEEVWRSLEMVEFFDLDAVLAYTRVLGSALTAARVGFFLEQHRDALIVEAHHLDPFRSLSPAQPRYLDARRESGKLVKEWNLVVPEYVLNRSWAEVI encoded by the coding sequence ATGAAGCCCACCGACTACTTCGCCCACCACCCGGTGTTCCGCTTCGACGATTTCGCGGCGGCCCACGCCGGGGATGGCCGCCGGAGCCGGCAGACCACCGCCTCGGTGCTGAAGCAGCACGTGGCCGCCGGCCGATTGCTGCACCTGCGGCGCGGCCTGTACGCGTCTGTGCCCCGTGGAGGCGATCCCGGGCGCCACCCCGTCGATCCCTACCTGCTGGCCACACACCTCGCCCCTGACGGCGTGGTGGCCTACCACGCGGCGCTCCAGTTCCACGGCAAGGCCTACTCCCTGTGGAGTCGTTTCCACTACCTGACCCGGGGGCGGCAGTGCCGGTTCACTTTCCGCGACCAGGAGTTCGTGCCGGTCCAGGCGCCCGCCGCGCTCAGGGACCTTCCCGACCTGGGCGGCGGGGTGGTAGAGTGCCTGCATGGCGGCGGTGTCGTCCGGGTGACGACCCTCGAGCGCAGCCTCGTCGACGTTCTGGACGCCCCGGAGCGCAACGGCGGCTGGGAGGAGGTCTGGCGCTCCCTGGAGATGGTCGAGTTCTTCGATCTCGACGCGGTGCTCGCCTACACGCGGGTGCTGGGATCGGCGCTGACAGCCGCCCGGGTCGGGTTCTTCCTCGAACAGCACCGCGACGCGCTCATAGTCGAGGCACATCACCTCGACCCGTTCCGCAGCCTATCCCCGGCGCAGCCGCGGTACCTGGACGCCCGGCGCGAATCCGGCAAACTCGTGAAGGAGTGGAATCTGGTTGTGCCCGAGTACGTACTGAACCGATCCTGGGCCGAGGTTATCTGA
- a CDS encoding GIY-YIG nuclease family protein produces MLSLVDLLELKGLDCSRPKSIKLVRHKDKRVDVEALLRGGHIETYQRIQGSPIFNCDYVVSFMGIDGTQARLLGVYRVGGHRQVQPADIVDLPCRDLVGETDVIYDLEEVPGFEDFKDRLVIDWGSNAISWHQWLIAKPVVEILPEGRRNPFPGYLDFVLTYADLRTICENPSSNKDWHKALAAVAGIYIIVEETSGLQYIGSAYGKDGILGRWMTYARTGHGGNAELKKVLGEGRFAKENLRFSVLRTLPKTLTMTEVVEHESQYKEKLGTRAFGLNLN; encoded by the coding sequence ATGCTCTCCCTCGTCGACCTCCTCGAGCTCAAGGGCCTCGACTGCTCGCGACCCAAGTCGATTAAGCTGGTCCGCCACAAGGACAAGCGGGTCGACGTGGAGGCGCTCCTGCGCGGGGGCCACATCGAGACCTACCAGCGCATCCAGGGTTCACCTATCTTCAACTGCGACTATGTGGTGTCGTTCATGGGGATAGACGGGACACAAGCCCGGCTGCTGGGGGTCTACCGGGTGGGCGGACACCGGCAGGTGCAGCCGGCGGACATCGTCGACCTGCCGTGCCGGGACCTCGTGGGCGAGACGGACGTGATCTACGACCTGGAAGAAGTACCCGGCTTCGAGGACTTCAAGGACCGCTTGGTCATCGACTGGGGCAGCAACGCCATCTCGTGGCACCAGTGGCTGATCGCAAAGCCGGTGGTGGAGATCCTCCCCGAGGGGCGCCGTAATCCGTTCCCCGGATATCTGGATTTCGTACTCACCTACGCCGATCTCAGGACCATCTGCGAGAACCCCTCATCCAACAAGGACTGGCACAAGGCGCTGGCTGCGGTGGCGGGGATCTACATCATCGTCGAGGAGACGTCGGGCCTGCAATACATCGGTTCGGCCTACGGGAAGGATGGGATCCTAGGCAGGTGGATGACCTACGCCCGGACGGGCCACGGGGGCAACGCCGAGCTGAAGAAGGTTCTGGGGGAGGGCCGGTTTGCCAAGGAGAATCTCCGGTTCTCGGTTCTGCGGACTCTCCCGAAGACCCTGACGATGACCGAGGTCGTGGAACACGAGTCTCAGTACAAGGAAAAGCTGGGGACGCGGGCGTTCGGGCTCAACCTGAATTGA
- a CDS encoding type I restriction endonuclease subunit R gives MTTDTSEKGLETLIMRHMTGNDGLAVVPKRVAERPPPYGGTGYTAGSAQDFDRAHAFDVPQLFAFLRATQPEAFKKLALADAGDAKDINRLKFLARLSGEIGKRGVIDVLRKGVEHGSVHFDLFYGTPSRGNIKAEKLHAENRFAITRQLAYSMDETRRALDLCLFINGLPIATFELKNSLTKQTVEDAVQQYKRDRDPRERLFGFGRCVVHFAVDDSEVRMCTELRGKASWFLPFNKGYNDGAGNPANPNGLKTDYLWKEVLTPAGLTNILENYAQIVGEKDRRTGKKKRKQVWPRYHQLGVVRQALAEVCAQGAGRRYLIQHSAGSGKSNSIAWLAHQLIGLKRDDKEVFDSVIVVTDRRILDSQLQVTIKQFMQVGATVGHAERSGDLRRFIEEGKKIIVSTVQKFPFILDEIATEGGKTFAIVIDEAHSSQGGKTSAAMSQALTAPAEDEDAGPDPEDTVNAALEKRMAARKMLTNASYFAFTATPKNKTLEMFGEPLPPDAEGKVRHRPFHSYTMKQAVEEGFILDVLKTYTPVASYYKLIKKTEDDPEFDSKKARKKLRRYVESHDHAIRLKAEIMVDHFHEQVMAAGKIGGQARAMVIASGIERAIQYFHAFQAYLVERKSPYQAIVAFSGEHEFNGARVSETSINRFSSGDIAGKIRTDPYRFLICADKFQTGYDEPLLHTMYVDKPLSGIKAVQTLSRLNRAHPQKHDCFVLDFQNNSEAIAFAFQDYYRTTLLADETDPNKLHDLKAALDAAQVYSPEQVGQLVALFLGGADRDRLDPILDACVAVYVERLDEDGQVDFKGKAKVFCRTYAFLSSVIPYSNAEWEKLSIFLDLLTPKLPAPKEEDLAKGILEAIDMDSYRVEKKAAMRIALEDDDAEIEPVPTDAGGRMSEPELDRLSNILKSFNEQFGTLFTDTDRVAKRIRDDIAPKVAADAAYQNAKENTPHTARMAHDQALAKVMQHLLKDDTQVYKQFVENESFKRFVGDMVFAITSQL, from the coding sequence ATGACCACCGACACCAGCGAGAAGGGCCTCGAAACACTCATCATGCGACACATGACCGGCAATGACGGTCTCGCCGTCGTCCCGAAAAGGGTCGCCGAGCGGCCGCCGCCCTACGGCGGCACCGGGTACACCGCCGGCAGTGCGCAGGATTTCGACCGCGCCCACGCGTTCGACGTTCCGCAGCTCTTTGCCTTCCTGCGCGCCACGCAGCCAGAGGCGTTCAAGAAGCTGGCGCTGGCCGACGCGGGCGACGCCAAGGACATCAACCGCTTGAAGTTCCTCGCCCGCCTCTCCGGCGAGATCGGCAAACGCGGCGTCATCGACGTGCTGCGCAAGGGCGTGGAGCACGGGTCGGTGCATTTCGACCTGTTCTATGGCACGCCGTCTCGGGGCAACATCAAGGCCGAAAAGCTGCACGCCGAGAACCGCTTTGCGATCACCCGCCAGCTCGCATACAGCATGGACGAAACTCGCCGTGCACTCGACTTGTGCCTGTTCATCAACGGCCTGCCCATCGCCACCTTCGAGCTGAAGAACAGCCTCACCAAGCAGACCGTCGAGGACGCCGTCCAGCAGTACAAGCGCGACCGCGACCCTCGGGAGCGGTTGTTCGGGTTCGGCCGCTGCGTGGTGCACTTCGCGGTGGACGATAGCGAGGTGCGAATGTGCACCGAGTTGCGCGGCAAGGCTTCGTGGTTCCTGCCCTTCAACAAGGGCTACAACGACGGCGCGGGCAATCCGGCCAATCCGAACGGCCTCAAGACCGATTACCTGTGGAAAGAGGTGCTCACGCCGGCGGGTCTGACGAACATCCTCGAGAACTACGCGCAGATTGTCGGGGAGAAGGACCGCCGCACCGGCAAGAAAAAACGCAAGCAGGTGTGGCCGCGATACCACCAGTTGGGCGTGGTGCGGCAGGCTTTGGCCGAAGTGTGCGCCCAAGGCGCGGGCAGGCGCTACCTGATCCAGCACTCGGCGGGCAGCGGCAAGTCGAACTCCATTGCCTGGCTCGCCCACCAGCTAATCGGCCTGAAGCGAGATGACAAGGAGGTCTTCGACTCGGTCATCGTGGTGACCGACCGGCGCATCCTCGACAGCCAGCTCCAGGTGACCATCAAGCAGTTCATGCAGGTCGGCGCGACCGTGGGCCACGCCGAGCGCTCCGGCGACTTGCGCCGGTTCATCGAGGAAGGCAAGAAGATCATCGTTTCGACGGTGCAGAAGTTCCCGTTCATCCTCGACGAGATCGCCACCGAGGGCGGAAAGACCTTTGCCATCGTCATCGACGAGGCACACTCGAGCCAGGGCGGCAAGACCTCGGCGGCGATGAGTCAGGCGCTCACTGCCCCCGCGGAGGACGAGGACGCCGGGCCGGACCCCGAGGACACGGTGAACGCCGCCCTCGAGAAGCGCATGGCGGCGCGCAAGATGCTGACCAACGCCAGCTACTTCGCCTTCACCGCCACGCCCAAGAACAAGACGCTGGAGATGTTCGGCGAGCCGCTGCCACCCGACGCCGAGGGCAAGGTCAGGCACCGTCCCTTCCACAGCTACACCATGAAGCAGGCGGTGGAGGAAGGCTTCATCCTCGACGTGCTCAAGACCTACACCCCGGTGGCCAGCTACTACAAGTTGATCAAGAAGACCGAGGACGATCCGGAGTTCGACTCCAAGAAGGCGCGCAAGAAGCTACGCCGCTACGTCGAGAGCCACGACCACGCGATCCGACTCAAGGCCGAGATCATGGTGGACCACTTCCATGAGCAGGTTATGGCGGCCGGGAAGATCGGCGGCCAGGCCCGCGCGATGGTAATTGCCAGCGGCATCGAACGGGCGATCCAGTACTTCCACGCCTTCCAGGCGTACCTGGTAGAGCGCAAAAGCCCGTACCAGGCGATCGTTGCCTTCTCGGGCGAGCACGAATTCAACGGCGCCAGGGTTAGCGAGACATCGATCAACAGGTTTTCGAGCGGGGACATCGCTGGGAAGATCCGGACCGATCCTTACCGCTTCCTGATCTGCGCCGACAAATTTCAGACCGGCTATGACGAGCCACTCTTGCACACCATGTACGTCGACAAGCCGCTCTCGGGCATCAAGGCGGTGCAGACTCTGTCGCGGCTCAACCGCGCGCACCCGCAGAAGCACGACTGCTTCGTGCTCGATTTCCAGAACAACAGCGAGGCGATCGCCTTTGCCTTCCAGGACTACTACCGCACCACGTTGCTCGCCGACGAGACCGACCCCAACAAGCTGCACGATCTGAAGGCGGCGCTGGATGCCGCGCAGGTGTATTCGCCCGAGCAGGTGGGGCAGTTGGTGGCCTTGTTCCTCGGCGGCGCGGACCGCGACCGGCTCGACCCGATTCTCGATGCCTGCGTGGCAGTCTATGTCGAGCGGCTCGACGAGGACGGCCAGGTGGACTTCAAGGGCAAGGCCAAGGTGTTCTGCCGCACCTACGCCTTCCTCTCGTCGGTGATCCCGTACAGCAACGCCGAATGGGAGAAGCTCTCGATCTTCCTCGACCTGCTCACGCCAAAGCTGCCGGCGCCGAAGGAGGAAGACCTCGCCAAGGGCATCCTCGAGGCCATCGACATGGACAGCTACCGCGTCGAGAAGAAGGCGGCGATGAGGATCGCGTTGGAAGATGATGACGCAGAGATCGAACCGGTGCCTACCGACGCGGGCGGGAGGATGAGCGAGCCCGAGCTGGATCGCTTGAGCAACATCCTGAAATCATTCAACGAGCAGTTCGGCACGCTGTTCACCGATACCGATCGGGTGGCGAAACGCATCCGCGACGACATCGCGCCCAAGGTGGCGGCCGACGCGGCCTACCAGAATGCCAAGGAGAACACCCCGCACACCGCGCGCATGGCGCACGACCAGGCGCTGGCCAAGGTGATGCAGCACCTCCTGAAGGACGACACGCAGGTCTACAAGCAGTTCGTGGAGAATGAATCGTTCAAGCGGTTCGTTGGGGACATGGTGTTTGCGATCACGAGTCAGTTATGA